In Rhinoderma darwinii isolate aRhiDar2 unplaced genomic scaffold, aRhiDar2.hap1 Scaffold_2394, whole genome shotgun sequence, a single window of DNA contains:
- the LOC142702657 gene encoding ciliogenesis and planar polarity effector 2-like, with the protein LLPGCAISHVQHPCPQPGTLIIPDWLQSSEGRDYLTCILRKKKRRTFGLVERPVLSPQHPADVASYKIFVSGKSGVGKTSLIAKLCGLEVPTMHHETTGIQTSCVYWPVLPRDSDRPIIFALQFWDCGESALRKFDHILPACKESADAVLFLFSFTDRSSFEDVPALISRTLSQDENAARVVIGTKLDQFMHTDVTEQDIRDFQQTWQLPVMRVRSVNGPRLSDGRSLDGRAEMADAAPVLNGLAEVLWHRDQITAGLVDIGGRLSQQEIGGQGSRSPGSCDFTAEI; encoded by the exons CTGCTTCCCGGATGTGCGATCAGCCATGTCCAGCATCCCTGTCCTCAACCCGGGACTCTGATCATACCGGACTGGCTGCAGTCATCCGAGGGTCGGGACTATCTCACGTGTATCCTGCGTAAGAAGAAGAGAAGAACGTTCG GGTTGGTTGAGAGGCCGGTTCTCTCCCCACAGCATCCCGCTGATGTCGCAAGCTACAAAATCTTTGTCTCtgggaaaagtggtgtaggcaagACGTCCCTTATTGCTAAACTGTGCGGTTTGGAGGTTCCCACCATGCACCATGAGACCACAG GAATCCAGACATCCTGTGTGTATTGGCCGGTGCTTCCCAGAGACAGTGACCGCCCCATCATTTTCGCCCTCCAGTTCTGGGATTGTGGGGAGTCTGCGCTTAGGAAGTTTGATCACATTCTGCCG GCCTGTAAGGAAAGCGCTGACGCCgtcctcttcctcttctccttCACTGATCGCTCATCATTTGAGGATGTACCAGCCTTGATCTCCCGGACGCTGAGTCAAGACGAGAACGCGGCGCGCGTGGTGATCGGCACCAA ACTGGACCAGTTCATGCACACAGACGTCACAGAGCAGGACATCAGGGACTTCCAGCAGACGTGGCAGCTGCCAGTCATGCGGGTGAGGAGTGTCAATGGTCCACGGCTCAGTGATGGGCGGAGCCTGGATGGACGGGCAGAAATGGCAGATGCTGCGCCAGTGCTGAACGGGTTGGCGGAGGTCCTTTGGCACAGAGACCAGATCACTGCCGGACTCGTTGATATCGGAGGACGTTTATCACAGCAAGAGATTGGCGGCCAGGGGTCAAGATCGCCCGGATCATGCGACTTTACTGCAGAAATATAA